The Ipomoea triloba cultivar NCNSP0323 chromosome 14, ASM357664v1 region CAGGATGTACACACAGGTATTCAATGTTTTATGACTGTTTTAGGCTGTTTACGCTATTATTTTAAGGGTGTTTAAGGTTGTTTATGCAAGGTTTAAAGGGTTTCAAGTCTCTTTCTGATTTATGACTGTTTTAGGCTGTTTACGCTATTGTTTTAAgggtgtgagcataaatataatatgtgcagtccaactatcagcttaggctttgaGATGGatcacatgcttcaatttggtatcagagccatgcaaaagatcatgggttcgaatctccgtGTCACCCacaaaaagagacttccacgtgttgcttggttGGAATCCACCGCCGCATacgttgagggggcgtgtgagtataaatataatatgtgcagtccaactatcagcttaggcttttagttggatggagcacatgattcaatttgttTAAGGCTGTTTATGCAAGGTTTAAAGGGTTTCAAGTCTCTTTCTGATTTATGACTGTTTTAGGCTGTTTAGGCTATTGTTTTAAGGGTGTTTAAGGCTGTTTATGCTACTGTTCTAATACTGCATTTGAATACTGCCTTTAGGTTTTGTGTTAGGCAtctagttggatggagcacatgattcaatttgttTAAGGTTGTTTATGCAAGGTTTAAAGGGTTTCAAGTCTCTTTCTGATTTATGACTGTTTTAAGCTGTTTAGGCTATTGTTTTAAGGGTGTTTAAGGCTGTTTATGCTACTATTCTAATACTGCATTTGAATACTGCCTTTAGGTTTTGTGTTAGGCATCTACATGGAAACATGAAGCTTGCAGGCTTCAATGGAAAGTCAATTAAAGACAACCTCTGGGAAGCTGCTAGAGCTACTATTGTCAACCAGTTCAGAGCTTCCATgctaaagatgaagaaattggaTTTCAATGCTTATGCCTGGTTAATGGAGAAACATCCTTCTGAATGGTCCAGGTCACACTTTACAACTCATTCACACTGTGATATTTTAGTCAANTCAACCAGTTCAGAGCTTCCATgctaaagatgaagaaattggaTTTCAATGCTTATGCCTGGTTAATGGAGAAACATCCTTCTGAATGGTCCAGGTCACACTTTACAACTCATTCACACTGTGATATTTTAGTCAATAATATCTGTGAATCATTCAATGCTGTAATTTTAGAAGCTAGGGAGCAGCCAATACTATCTTGCCTTGAGACATTGAGAGCTAGGGAGCAGCCAATACTATCTTGCCTTGAGACATTGAGGAAAATCCTTATGACTAGGTTTTATGAGAGTAGACATACTGCAATGAAGTGGAGTCCACCTGTTTGCCCTAGGATAGCTAAAAAAATAGCTGTTAATGAAAAACATGCTGCTAGCTACATGGGCATCCAATGTGATGAATTTAGATTTGAGATTAGGGGGGTTTATTTCCAGCAATTTGAGCAGCATGAGGTGGATTTGGAAAGGCATAATTGTAGTTGTAGGAGTTGGGAGTTGAGTGGAATACCATGTAGGCATGCTATATGCGCTATATGGATCAAGAATGGCAAAGGGCCAGTTGTAGGGCCTTCAGGTTGGCCTGATGATGATAGGCAGCCACCTCTCCCACCTGTGTACACAGCAAAGCCTGGTAGGCCTCGCAAGTCGAGAAAAAGATCTGCAGGGGAAGACCACCATGTGATCATCAAGGATGGCCaggtaaaaaatgtaataagttTGTTTCTTATTTGAAATTCTGATTCTAATGTATTAATTGTTATGTCAGCATCTCAACCGTGTCCATGTCAAACTCCACTGTACTGTATGCAAAAAAGAAGGCCATAACCGTAGAAAGTGTCCACTTAACCCTACAGTGAGCAACAGACATGTACGATGTTTGTAATTAGTTTGTTTCCTATCTTCACAACTAGTTGTAACCTTATTACTTTTATGTAGAATAATCCAAGGAGGAAGTCCACTACTAAGAAACAAGGTCCAACTTGTAGTAGTGCATCCCAAGTTGATCCAAGTTCTAGTCATGCACCCCCGGTTGATCCAACTTCCAGTCAAGCACCCCCGGTTGATCCAAGTTCTAGTCAAGCACCCCCGGTTGATCAAACTTCTAGTCCAAGTGATGCACAGCCTGCTGGAATGGAGGATGATATTACAGACCAGATGTTAGCTGACTTGGATATAGATGCATTTGTGTCAAACTTGATTGATGGCAGTGGCATAGGTTCTGGACAGCAGCAGCAAGGTACGTGTATGTTTATGAGATTGCCATTAATCTTTCTGTTTATGAGAATGATATTGCATTGTCATATAATACTGTTGTTTACATTGGAAAATGAACAGCCCCACAGGTTCAGTGGAGATTTAGCATGTATACCGTAGGAGGCAGAGGAAGCAGTGGAGCCAATGATGGAAGTGCAATGACTCTAGATCACGAGCACCAAGGCCCTGAAGAAATTGAAGTGCATACCAATTCTACTCAACCACCTACAGATGGTGATGAGGATACTCAAGCTGAAAGGGATGATGACAATGCTAAAGAAAGACCAAATCCATGTCACAAAGCAAAGAAGATTAAAGTGATAAAAAATAAGCGTGTTGTCAATGGAAGGAAGTATGGAACTCGTGCTAGGTTTGCTGCATTGAAGGCAAAATTCCCACCAACTTCTGCTGATTCTCCCTTCAATGttgactaaatgtgacaatttgttttgtttttttggctAGTTTGGTTTCTAAGGCAAAAACAGTTCTTTTTTGAAGCCAAAACTCTTGAAGCTGCATTGACAGTTTGTTTTTGTAAATATGACTGAAGTCTGTTGTTTGTTTTTGTAATTAGCACAGTGCTAGGTTTGTAATTAGCAGTGCTAGGTTTTAACATGTTACCTAAACAATTTGATGACAGATACATGTGCCTTAAGTGAATGGAAATGGCCATTTCATCATTATTATGTGAGTTAATACCATTTCATTATATGACAATGTATGAATGGCATGCTGCTGCTAATTATGAACTACCAACTTCAAACACTTGAAACACTGAAATTCAGACATTGAAATCACAATTTCATTAACATAACAACTTCAAACATTGAACTAACAATTTCATTAACATAACAACTTCAAACATTGAACAAAATCAATGTTACACTTAATAGGACAACATCCTAGTATTCATTGGAGCTATAGTTTTTCCAAGATAAACAAACACACTTACAATACAAACTAACATTACAACCATTACTAGCAACCCTATATACATGTTTTTCTTGCCCTTTGATCGATTATCTTCAAGTAGCCCAGTCAAACGTTGAATTTCTTGCCCATTCTTGTTTATCCTCTTTAGCAAGCCAGGAATTATCATTTTTGATCTTGAACACATGGGAGGATCGAACCACTCGAAAAATGAACAATTTTTTAGCCCCTAacatagtttaaaaaataaaaaacaatgattTCAGTAtccatttcaaaattcaaaaaaaaataaaaatacgtcCATAACTTAAAAATAACgccaagaaattaaaaaaaacgcCCAGAATAACTTACCTTTTCGTTGGAGCATACCAAATACCTTCGCCCTGGATTTTGATTTGTCCACGAAGTAGAAATCTTGAGATTGTTTCCACAAATACATACCCGATCATTGGACTCTCCAGTATTGCGCCTTCGAGTTGAAGAACTTGATCCATATGAAGCCTCCATGGCCGAGAAGGAAGAACTTAGGGTTGTGAATTTGGGGAAATCTCTAAAACTACAGCTTATGATCGCGAATTAGGGGACAACGACGGTCTTATAACCTGACATAGATGTAAATGACAACTTTGCCCTCAATTTTCACGGCAGTTTGACACCGTTTGGGTGGTAGGACCACGGGtggatatttttaaaatgacagAGGACGATTCCTGGTCGTTTTAAACACGAGAGACCACCACTGGtatatcgctaatactcggaggaccaatggaggtattaactctaaataaaATCGACCTTAATTTAACAATCACTTTGACATTATGTTTAGGGTATAATTTAATAAGGGAACAACTCTCAACCAAATTAGTCAAATATTTAGTTTGATAACCATAACTTTTCAAACATGACTCTCAGTATGAAATGTTTGTTAGCGTTATTAGTTTGAACCAATCAACTGCATGTGGGACGGTGGAAAAAGTGGAAAAGTAACCGATTGCATgacgttgttgttgttgttgttattaggTCATCATCAATAGTGTGAGGtttttaagaagatttttcaggtgtgattaggaaagaaaaatgagaatagagagagaaaaaaaaaaagaaaaaaaatcaaaatctgtacaaaaaaaaaaaaaaggaataagggccaaattggccactgaacgtaacgcgaTAGTGCAATCAGCCCACCCAACCTAAAAAATGTGCAATCACCCCACCCAACAGTCCAAATCCCTCCAATTTTACCTGGTAGCCGGTTTTCAACCCTTCTCCCGGTTGCCTAGTTGACCTGTAAGCTTACCTGgcattttatttcatttctttgaCCTTTTCTTCCATCTGCTATTCTCCGCGCAAACATTCAGCGAGCTGCCTCAACCTATGGAATTATTTGTTTGATAATTCAATATTCGTCGGATCCCGTTGACTTGCCGGCGATTGAGTGAACTGCAAAGAATCGAGGAGAGACGTTGGCCTTGGGCTGGGACTACGGCGTCGCGCCACTCCTTAGAAGCGTCGATGTTTGTTTTCTGGTTATCCATCGATGTTTGTTTTCTGGAAACGAGAATAGGACGGGCGTGATTGAGAATCGTTGGCGGGCAGAGGTGACGCAAACAGAGGAGATTCTCCTTCTTCAGGCGGCGCCGAATCCAGGCATTGGTCGCTGCTACTTCCCCTCCGGCCGGCATTAATGAGGTTACCAGACTTCGGCGCTGGTTCGTCTGTTGGCGACGATGGCAGTGCGAGTTGGAATGGCAGGCGGCATTGTTGGCGTTGCGCAGAGGAGGGACGGCGGAGGCGAGGCTGGGGTTCTAAACACAACTTTCGACTTTCTTTGGGTTTTAAAGGATCTGGGTTTACTGTCCACTCCTACGCCCAGTTGGGGGCTGGTCGCACCCCATGGAGGAAGCGAATAGTTTCAGTTTCCGGCGCGGTGTCCGTGGCTCCATCTTCTTTTGTTAGTGTTCTTAATTtagctttaatttctttttgttttttttttggtttgtgagGTTGTTCTGCTTCTTTGCCCCATGGGTGGTCGGATGTGTACCGGAGTTTGTTCGTTCTGTTTCTGTCTTTGTCTTGCATGCCATTGTAGTCGACCTTGAGCTTCTGATTTTCTTCTTGGCAGGGTAGGAGTGGCGAATGGGTAGTTCAATTAAATagcaataatttctttttttattatatatttttgttttctttttgatatTTTAACTTTGTAATTGGTATGGGGTGAGTGTAAAGAGCCAAAGAGGAATAATGCAGGCAGAAAAATTAACCTACAGTTCTACAAAAGGTTATTGCCAGATGCGATGAGGTTGGAGAAGGAGAGAGTGGGAAGGGGTTTTAGAGATGGGAGGGATTAATGTTGGGGTTGTTAGATAGAAGCAATCTGGGAGTTGCATAGGTTATTTTGTTCCATCATGTTCATGTTCTGATTGTGTATTAGCTTTGGTTGTTGTCTAAACtctaaagaagaagaataataacAGAGGGAGAAAGAAGAAGACTAGAAAGGAAGAAAAAGTAAAGGAAACTAAATAAAATGCCATGTAAGCTTACAGGTCAGCTAGGCAACCGGGAGAAGGGTTGAAAACCGGCTACCAGGTAAAATTGGAGGGATTTGGACTGTTGGGTGGGGTAATTGCACGTTTTTTAGGTTGGGTGGACTGATTGCACTAtcgcgttacgttcagtggccaatttggcccttattccNNNNNNNNNNNNNNNNNNNNNNNNNNNNNNNNNNNNNNNNNNNNNNNNNNNNNNNNNNNNNNNNNNNNNNNNNNNNNNNNNNNNNNNNNNNNNNNNNNNNNNNNNNNNNNNNNNNNNNNNNNNNNNNNNNNNNNNNNNNNNNNNNNNNNNNNNNNNNNNNNNNNNNNNNNNNNNNNNNNNNNNNNNNNNNNNNNNNNNNNNNNNNNNNNNNNNNNNNNNNNNNNNNNNNNNNNNNNNNNNNNNNNNNNNNNNNNNNNNNNNNNNNNNNNNNNNNNNNNNNNNNNNNNNNNNNNNNNNNNNNNNNNNNNNNNNNNNNNNNNNNNNNNNNNNNNNNNNNNNNNNNNNNNNNNNNNNNNNNNNNNNNNNNNNNNNNNNNNNNNNNNNNNNNNNNNNNNNNNNNNNNNNNNNNNNNNNNNNNNNNNNNNNNNNNNNNNNNNNNNNNNNNNNNNNNNNNNNNNNNNNNNNNNNNNNNNNNNNNNNNNNNNNNNNNNNNNNNNNNNNNNNNNNNNNNNNNNNNNNNNNNNNNNNNNNNNNNNNNNNNNNNNNNNNNNNNNNNNNNNNNNNNNNNNNNNNNNNNNNNNNNNNNNNNNNNNNNNNNNNNNNNNNNNNNNNNNNNNNNNNNNNNNNNNNNNNNNNNNNNNNNNNNNNNNNNNNNNNNNNNNNNNNNNNNNNNNNNNNNNNNNNNNNNNNNNNNNNNNNNNNNNNNNNNNNNNNNNNNNNNNNNNNNNNNNNNNNNNNNNNNNNNNNNNNNNNNNNNNNNNNNNNNNNNNNNNNNNNNNNNNNNNNNNNNNNNNNNNNNNNNNNNNNNNNNNNNNNNNNNNNNNNNNNNNNNNNNNNN contains the following coding sequences:
- the LOC116004724 gene encoding uncharacterized protein LOC116004724; amino-acid sequence: MEASYGSSSSTRRRNTGESNDRVCICGNNLKISTSWTNQNPGRRYLVCSNEKGLKNCSFFEWFDPPMCSRSKMIIPGLLKRINKNGQEIQRLTGLLEDNRSKGKKNMYIGLLVMVVICYVNEIVSSMFEVVMLMKL